In a single window of the Euwallacea fornicatus isolate EFF26 chromosome 5, ASM4011564v1, whole genome shotgun sequence genome:
- the LOC136339076 gene encoding meteorin-like protein, whose protein sequence is MKMSVTLTGKWGPAVVLWGVVLSMAGASIMGDECDWTGSGLTTPTSDKGVTPVYLRCSAGKVKWLYPRGALRVLLRLPAQDRNFRACVKIRTTSKPGWPVTRVYLEGPRSLIPLHRGEGELQPMRCFNSKNYQAAIYIEATDERSFEKQFSEVEYDLQPLQRGVYSYDPLEECRPCSDEEMANVFCSSDLVTRGIIHSVENNDHLEQSLVTVKITKLIRHSAADDFLEKVESNDILPGPFSSKQVTVTVPQHCGINHGLGEFVFMARRKLGDLSLVCAPRLETWALLSGRMNEDGRSHCMLRS, encoded by the exons ATGAAAATGTCGGTGACATTGACGGGGAAATGGGGACCTGCGGTGGTGCTTTGGGGAGTAGTTTTGAGCATGGCGGGCGCCTCAATCATGGGGGATGAGTGCGATTGGACTGGAAG CGGTCTCACCACTCCCACCTCAGACAAGGGAGTGACTCCAGTCTACCTGCGCTGCTCCGCAGGAAAAGTTAAATGGCTCTACCCCAGGGGCGCCTTAAGAGTACTCCTCAG GTTACCAGCACAGGATCGGAACTTCCGCGCTTGCGTAAAAATCCGCACTACCTCCAAACCGGGGTGGCCTGTGACTAGGGTGTACCTAGAGGGTCCTCGCTCTTTAATTCCCCTCCATAGAGGGGAGGGAGAATTGCAACCCATGAGGTGCTTCAACAGCAAAAATTACCAAGCAGCGATTTACATTGAAGCTACAGATGAAAGATCCTTTGAGAAGCAGTTTAGTGAAGTTGAGTATGATTTGCAGCCTCTGCAAAGAGGAGTGTACTCCTACGATCCTCTTGAGGAGTGTCGCCCCTGCTCAGATGAAGAAATGGCCAATGTCTTTTGCAGCAGCGATTTAG TAACCCGAGGAATTATCCATTCTGTTGAGAACAACGATCACTTAGAACAATCCCTAGTGACGGTGAAGATCACCAAACTCATTCGGCATTCTGCCGCTGATGACTTCCTAGAAAAAGTGGAAAGTAATGACATACTTCCAGGCCCCTTTTCCAGCAAGCAGGTAACAGTAACAGTGCCTCAACACTGTGGAATTAACCACGGGTTGGGGGAGTTTGTATTTATGGCGCGCAGAAAATTAGGGGATTTATCCCTAGTCTGCGCCCCTCGTTTGGAGACCTGGGCGCTTCTGTCAGGGCGCATGAACGAGGACGGCCGTAGCCATTGTATGCTGCGAAGTTAG
- the LOC136339073 gene encoding UNC93-like protein MFSD11, whose translation MDRGFINVLLLGLAFMLVFTAFQTWTNIQKTIIDSIKIDDTSFKDANAYSSLAIIYISMAIFNWNSPSVISLIGPRVAMLIGGITYVLFVMSFFIPYVWLLYLVSCIMGIGAALIWTGQGNYLTLNSNEQTISRNSGIFWAMLQMSMFIGNTFVFFVFRDKENIDRSTRQIVIWTLSAIAVSGLAVMVFFPKPVHTEEKLSTEISETAISKAKLALKRAGRLFCTRNMILLCLTFVYTGLELGFWSGVYGYCISTTKVLPNSKRLMGISGIFIGLGEVIAGAAFGILGSKTNKWGRDPIVILGFILHVVSFFVIFLNIPNNAPFKDTPDQAFITSNAVLAIMCSFLLGFGDACFNTQIFSMLGGVYVEDSVAAFSIFKFTQSVGAAISLTYASYFYLYAQLGILLVFAIMGTVSFVWVEWRHKRPVVNAEASVSDSE comes from the exons ATGGACCGTGGATTCATTAATGTGTTGCTCCTGGGGTTAGCTTTCATGCTGGTCTTTACTGCCTTCCAGACATGGACGAACATTCAA AAAACCATAATCGACAGTATTAAAATCGATGATACAAGCTTTAAAGATGCCAACGCCTACTCCAGCCTTGCCATCATCTACATCTCCATGGCTATTTTCAACTGGAATTCCCCTTCAGTTATAAGTCTGATCGGCCCTAGGGTTGCAATGCTCATAGGAGGAATTACTTACGT CCTCTTCGTAATGTCCTTTTTCATCCCTTATGTCTGGCTCTTGTATCTGGTCAGCTGCATAATGGGAATAGGAGCTGCTCTCATTTGGACCGGTCAAGGAAACTACTTGACGTTAAATTCGAATGAACAAACTATATCTAGGAATTCTGGTATATTTTGGGCTATGCTTCAAATGAG TATGTTCATTGGCAACACTTTCGTTTTTTTCGTCTTTCGGGACAAAGAAAACATTGACAGGAGTACCAGGCAAATTGTAATTTGGACTTTATCAGCCATTGCCGTGAGCGGTTTGGCAGTCATGGTGTTTTTCCCCAAACCAGTTCATACAGAAGAAAAACTTTCAACAGAGATTTCGGAGACCGCAATCAGCAAAGCTAAATTAGCATTAAAGAGGGCAGGGCGTCTCTTTTGCACCCGTAACATGATCCTGTTATGTCTgacttttgtttatacag GTTTGGAGCTGGGCTTCTGGAGCGGAGTCTACGGATATTGCATCAGCACTACTAAAGTTTTGCCTAATAGCAAACGACTAATGGGGATTTCTGGAATTTTCATTGGGCTTGGAGAAGTCATAG CTGGGGCGGCTTTCGGCATCCTCGGTTCCAAGACCAACAAGTGGGGCAGGGATCCCATAGTGATTTTAGGGTTCATCCTGCACGTAGTCAGCTTCTTCGTCATTTTCTTGAACATCCCCAACAACGCCCCTTTCAAAGATACCCCGGACCAGGCCTTCATTACCAGCAACGCAGTTTTGGCCATCATGTGTTCCTTCCTGCTAGGCTTTGGAGATGCCTGTTTCAACACGCAGATCTTCTCCATGTTAGGTGGAGTGTATGTTGAAGACAGCGTTGCTGCTTTCTCTATATTCAAGTTCACTCAG tctGTGGGTGCAGCGATTAGCCTTACTTATGCCTCCTACTTTTACCTGTATGCGCAACTGGGGATTTTGCTCGTTTTTGCCATTATGGGAACGGTCAGTTTTGTGTGGGTCGAGTGGAGACATAAAAGACCTGTCGTAAATGCTGAGGCATCAGTTTCGGATTCTGAGTGA